One segment of Parcubacteria group bacterium DNA contains the following:
- a CDS encoding DNA cytosine methyltransferase, which yields MKKTKKIKAIDFFSGAGGMTYGLREAGIRVLAGIDNDLICKETYEKNNPGSVFLHKDVSEFSPKDLQKEMKISKKDDAMVFVGCAPCQYWSIINTTREKSKKTKNLIVNFKEFVEYFLPGYVIVENVPGISSKKESPMGGFIDFLKRNGYEVVCEIVDMSWYGIPQMRKRFTLIASRVNNPILPERKNKRTLLNECIGEKNGFSKIKAGHRDATLFLHTCSGLSEKNMERLKLTPKNGGGREKWQKNKKYNLDCYAGKEKQFTDNYARMSWDKPSPTITTKFFSISNGRFTHPEENRAISLREGASIQTFPKDFEFVGKSISEIAKMIGNAVPPLFAKQLGKSIIKSYDKKR from the coding sequence ATGAAAAAAACAAAAAAAATAAAAGCAATAGATTTTTTTAGTGGAGCTGGGGGAATGACTTATGGATTAAGAGAGGCTGGGATAAGAGTATTGGCAGGCATAGACAATGATCTTATTTGTAAAGAAACTTACGAAAAAAATAATCCTGGTAGTGTTTTTTTACATAAAGATGTTTCGGAATTCTCGCCGAAAGACCTGCAAAAAGAAATGAAAATTTCGAAGAAAGATGATGCTATGGTTTTTGTTGGATGCGCACCTTGTCAGTATTGGAGCATCATAAATACTACAAGAGAAAAATCAAAAAAAACAAAAAATTTAATCGTAAACTTTAAAGAGTTTGTCGAGTATTTTTTGCCTGGATATGTAATTGTTGAGAATGTGCCGGGAATTTCTTCAAAAAAAGAATCTCCAATGGGTGGTTTTATTGATTTTCTAAAAAGGAACGGGTACGAGGTTGTTTGCGAAATTGTCGATATGTCATGGTATGGCATTCCTCAAATGCGAAAAAGATTTACATTAATAGCTTCACGTGTAAATAATCCCATATTACCCGAAAGAAAAAACAAAAGAACATTATTGAATGAATGTATAGGTGAAAAAAACGGATTTTCGAAAATAAAAGCAGGGCACAGAGACGCGACACTTTTTTTGCATACTTGTTCCGGTTTGTCGGAAAAGAATATGGAACGTTTGAAGCTTACTCCCAAAAATGGTGGAGGAAGAGAAAAATGGCAGAAAAATAAAAAATACAATCTCGATTGTTATGCAGGGAAGGAAAAACAGTTTACCGATAATTACGCAAGGATGTCTTGGGATAAACCTTCGCCAACGATTACGACAAAGTTTTTCAGTATCAGTAACGGTAGATTTACTCATCCGGAAGAAAATCGTGCCATTTCATTACGTGAAGGGGCATCAATACAGACATTCCCAAAAGATTTCGAATTTGTCGGGAAAAGTATATCGGAAATAGCCAAAATGATCGGAAATGCGGTCCCCCCATTATTTGCAAAGCAACTTGGGAAATCGATAATTAAAAGTTATGACAAAAAACGATAA